In Burkholderia sp. GAS332, one DNA window encodes the following:
- a CDS encoding methyl-accepting chemotaxis sensory transducer: MSNPQEIVELTHQVKKLATSKISDINDINRETTFLALNALIEAARAGDAGKGFAVVANQVKHVSTRISDITTVLNKELAGSLSKLTELADGMIERVHSHEGQRCTDLALNMIDIIDRNLYERSCDVRWWATDSAVVDCLANRNAAAQEYASRRLSVILDSYTVYLDLWIVDAGGTVVANGRPGTYPVIGKNIANARWFMDAMKTASGSDFVAADVEALPQLGGAHVATYATAIRERGAVDGQPVGALIIFFDWTPQSSTVVRGVRLSDDEWARSRCMIVDSTFRIIASSDAKGILNEPFRLTTEGKPRGSYRLSDGRTVSFALTPGYESYRGLGWYGVVIQAPTA, from the coding sequence ATGTCGAATCCCCAAGAAATTGTTGAACTTACGCATCAAGTCAAAAAGCTCGCGACGAGCAAAATATCAGATATTAACGACATCAATAGAGAAACGACGTTTCTCGCGCTCAATGCCCTGATTGAGGCGGCGCGTGCCGGCGATGCCGGTAAGGGATTCGCCGTCGTGGCAAACCAAGTCAAGCACGTGTCAACACGAATTTCAGACATTACGACAGTGCTCAACAAGGAACTCGCAGGTTCGTTGTCGAAACTGACGGAGTTGGCTGACGGCATGATTGAGCGCGTGCACTCACACGAGGGGCAGCGATGCACCGATCTTGCGCTGAACATGATCGATATCATCGACCGGAACCTGTATGAGCGATCATGCGACGTCCGTTGGTGGGCCACCGATTCGGCAGTAGTCGACTGCCTAGCCAATCGAAATGCCGCGGCTCAAGAATATGCTTCCCGTCGATTGTCGGTCATTCTGGATAGCTATACCGTCTATCTGGATCTCTGGATCGTCGACGCTGGAGGGACTGTGGTGGCCAACGGTCGCCCTGGCACCTATCCTGTCATCGGCAAAAATATCGCCAATGCCAGATGGTTTATGGACGCAATGAAAACCGCGTCGGGATCAGATTTCGTAGCTGCGGACGTTGAAGCGCTCCCTCAGTTAGGAGGTGCACACGTTGCGACCTATGCCACGGCAATTCGTGAACGGGGCGCAGTTGATGGTCAACCAGTGGGCGCTCTAATCATTTTTTTTGACTGGACACCACAGTCATCCACAGTCGTACGCGGAGTGCGCCTTAGCGACGACGAGTGGGCACGGAGCCGCTGCATGATCGTGGATTCGACGTTCCGTATTATCGCAAGCTCTGACGCAAAGGGAATTTTGAACGAACCATTCCGACTCACTACTGAGGGAAAGCCACGCGGATCTTACAGACTATCGGACGGGCGGACAGTCTCTTTCGCATTGACACCCGGGTATGAAAGCTACCGCGGGCTAGGCTGGTACGGTGTCGTGATACAAGCGCCGACTGCCTGA
- a CDS encoding EAL domain, c-di-GMP-specific phosphodiesterase class I (or its enzymatically inactive variant), which produces MELPDLLQFSENGASLQSSFARFGELTLSSVFQPIFSFSHHRPIGYEALLRAHDLALNDVEPLKVLNRPNARGRWNNLERGVQLLHVSNFVRIANAHQRLFLNTRPASFITSDAYRRLVENTLSRLQLMPERIVLELLETPNGDLERLIEGIASFRRHGFLIALDDFGAGHSNIDRVWRLQPDIVKLDRSVIAQAAQEPRVARMLPRLVSLLHETGALVLVEGVETQSEALLSMECNADFVQGFYFARPAPGKADEESCRAVMDSISEMFRARVELNERAKTTLRSAYADALQTAAERLCAGIDLPHATEHLVRLQGTVRCFLLDGYGYQIGDDIKAMQPYASASKLFRSTAVTSGGCWDRRPYFRDAISEPGTVQISEPYLSINGQHPCVTFSIAISARGSMWVLCADTDWQNMIGGYDAGNAMSWNR; this is translated from the coding sequence TTGGAACTTCCAGACCTCCTGCAATTCTCCGAAAATGGCGCATCGCTCCAGTCATCCTTCGCCCGATTCGGTGAGTTGACTCTCTCGAGCGTGTTCCAACCGATTTTCAGCTTTTCACACCACCGTCCGATCGGCTACGAGGCTCTACTCCGAGCACACGATCTAGCACTCAACGACGTTGAACCGCTGAAGGTGTTGAACCGCCCCAATGCGCGGGGACGTTGGAACAACCTCGAACGGGGTGTTCAATTGTTACACGTGTCCAATTTCGTGCGAATAGCGAACGCGCATCAGCGGCTCTTTCTCAATACCCGGCCGGCCAGTTTCATCACCTCGGATGCCTATCGCCGTCTCGTCGAAAACACTTTAAGTCGCTTGCAATTGATGCCCGAACGTATTGTTCTAGAACTTCTCGAAACGCCGAACGGGGATCTCGAGCGACTAATCGAAGGTATCGCGTCATTCCGGCGGCATGGATTTCTCATAGCACTGGACGACTTCGGTGCAGGCCATTCGAACATCGATCGAGTCTGGCGACTGCAACCCGATATCGTCAAACTAGATCGCAGTGTCATCGCACAGGCAGCTCAGGAGCCTCGCGTTGCGCGCATGTTGCCTCGCTTAGTCTCGCTATTGCATGAAACTGGCGCATTAGTCCTCGTCGAAGGCGTCGAAACGCAATCCGAAGCACTTCTGTCGATGGAATGCAATGCGGATTTCGTCCAAGGATTTTACTTTGCACGCCCTGCTCCGGGCAAAGCGGATGAGGAGTCTTGTCGGGCAGTCATGGACTCGATATCTGAGATGTTTCGAGCGCGCGTCGAACTGAATGAACGCGCGAAGACCACGCTTCGGTCAGCTTACGCGGACGCTTTGCAGACAGCGGCGGAGAGGCTTTGCGCCGGCATCGATCTGCCTCATGCTACTGAACACCTCGTGCGCCTGCAGGGCACAGTCCGCTGCTTTTTGCTGGACGGTTACGGTTATCAGATCGGAGACGACATAAAAGCCATGCAGCCTTACGCGTCAGCGTCAAAGCTGTTCCGGTCCACGGCCGTGACGTCGGGAGGTTGTTGGGACAGGCGTCCATACTTTCGTGATGCAATCAGCGAACCGGGGACGGTGCAGATTTCCGAGCCCTATCTGTCAATCAACGGGCAGCACCCGTGTGTCACCTTTTCAATCGCGATCTCTGCCAGAGGATCAATGTGGGTATTGTGCGCGGATACCGACTGGCAAAACATGATCGGTGGCTATGACGCCGGCAATGCGATGAGCTGGAATCGGTGA